In one Aggregicoccus sp. 17bor-14 genomic region, the following are encoded:
- a CDS encoding SAM-dependent methyltransferase, whose translation MSPSPQNVERVQDTAHWVAMCRALESERKDALFHDPQARKLAGPLGEDLQRRLSGAMGGSWPIVARTWLIDALVRDAVRDGADAVLNLAAGLDSRPYRLELPATLTWIEVDHADMIAAKEAALVGEQPRCKLERVALDLADLEARRALFARMGERFRRVLVITEGLLVYLPPEMALGLARDLVALPSTFRWITDLPNAAVLHLVAKRSKNALQGTATMQFAPDEGPKVFEPLGWNIVSAVSVFRTAGKLKRLRFPMSLFAKLPEQPYGTPGRPWSGVCLLEPRR comes from the coding sequence ATGAGTCCCTCCCCTCAGAACGTCGAACGCGTGCAGGACACCGCCCACTGGGTGGCCATGTGCCGGGCCCTCGAGTCCGAGCGCAAGGATGCGCTCTTCCACGACCCGCAGGCGCGCAAGCTCGCGGGGCCGCTCGGCGAGGACCTGCAGCGGCGCCTCTCCGGTGCGATGGGCGGCTCCTGGCCCATCGTGGCGCGCACCTGGCTCATCGACGCCCTGGTGCGCGACGCCGTGCGCGACGGCGCCGATGCGGTGCTCAACCTCGCGGCGGGGCTGGACAGCCGGCCCTACCGGCTCGAGCTGCCGGCGACGCTCACGTGGATCGAGGTGGACCACGCGGACATGATCGCCGCGAAGGAGGCGGCGCTCGTGGGCGAGCAGCCGCGCTGCAAGCTCGAGCGGGTGGCGCTGGATCTCGCGGACCTCGAGGCGCGCCGCGCCCTCTTCGCACGCATGGGCGAGCGCTTCCGCCGGGTGCTGGTCATCACGGAGGGGCTGCTCGTGTACCTGCCGCCGGAGATGGCGCTCGGCCTCGCGCGCGACCTCGTGGCGCTGCCCTCCACCTTCCGGTGGATCACGGACCTTCCCAACGCAGCGGTGCTGCACCTCGTCGCCAAGCGCTCGAAGAATGCGCTGCAGGGCACGGCGACGATGCAGTTCGCCCCGGACGAAGGGCCCAAGGTCTTCGAGCCCCTGGGCTGGAACATCGTGAGCGCGGTGTCCGTCTTCCGCACGGCCGGCAAGCTCAAGCGCCTGCGCTTCCCCATGTCCCTCTTCGCGAAGCTGCCGGAGCAGCCCTACGGGACGCCGGGCCGGCCCTGGTCGGGCGTCTGCCTGCTCGAGCCCCGCCGCTGA